GGGAACGCCTTGCTGAGACGGCGAAGCTGACGTTCGCACGAAGTTGGCGCGGCGCCTGCCCGAGTGGACGCCGCGTTTTTCCTCTAGAATCCCGCCGTGACTTCGACCGTTCGACAAGACACCGTTCGCCTCACGCCCGTTTCTCGCGACAACTGGGAACAAGTCGTTCGCTTACGCCTGCCCGACGAGCAGCGATCGTTCGTCGCGCCGAACGTCTACAGCCTCGCCGAGGTCCAGTTCCTCACGAACGGCACGGCGCTCGCCGTGTATGCCGGGGAGACGCTCGTGGGCTTCGTGATGTACGCCTTCGACGAGGACGACCGTCAGTACTGGGTGTACCGCTTGATGATCGACGAGGCGCATCAGCGCAAAGGATACGCCCGCGCGGCGATGCACCTCGTCATCGAGGACTTGAGGGCGCGGAGCGACGTGTCGCAACTCGTCTTGGGGTACAAGCCCGAGAACGTGGGCGCGGCGAAGCTGTACGCGAACCTGGGGTTTCGGGAAACGGGCGAGGTGATCGGCGGGGA
This genomic window from Deinococcus yavapaiensis KR-236 contains:
- a CDS encoding GNAT family N-acetyltransferase, yielding MTSTVRQDTVRLTPVSRDNWEQVVRLRLPDEQRSFVAPNVYSLAEVQFLTNGTALAVYAGETLVGFVMYAFDEDDRQYWVYRLMIDEAHQRKGYARAAMHLVIEDLRARSDVSQLVLGYKPENVGAAKLYANLGFRETGEVIGGEVIARLHFGA